The following are encoded in a window of Acidithiobacillus sp. genomic DNA:
- a CDS encoding bifunctional YncE family protein/alkaline phosphatase family protein, with product MTDHSWWTRWFLPMLGLAFMAMPTVALAYTQTPSHTRDLTGPIQVSADNRSLVTHVLPTGRIVSPVGLVNGAANFVTQVLPMADHIAAMANGATHAQTITVYAQNDLRKISRVAAYEKEVDPRQIVANEVSDQQGDSIAHQDFFQGMAVGPDQTLYAAGGQTDDVAAFVFKDGKLSLLHRYPLAWQAFPKDQYPYQYQGEHDEQTRHYYPDAVVVGPHGKHLYVTGMLANSLARVDIRTGETRYLNVGSYPYALTFAGENQRLVVSLWGGNAVAVVDPNTMHMLGTVRVGPPTGPDNTQAGVHPTALAAVPHSPDVFVALANVDRVAEVDTARLAVKGFINDSPYPDAPPGSYPDGLTVVDGKLFVANAGNNDVAVYDVQTGKGLGLIPTGWYPTAITHTGKALYVVAAKGLGSGPNAQHQWVGDMMDGLVQKIDLSDLSRYLSLWTQQSLENNGFTSAQRAARHAEDVKATQFLHSHIHYVVFILRENKTFDEDFGDYKPAGVWADPQLDLYGPKELPNLYHLASRYTLFVHFMADGEVTAQGHQWTTAASDSDFVQRTWPEYYSRRGIVPNPGWTQSLIPGKATGTGGIPLGVDNPYAIYENLSALGKWSNPWISYPERLFLFNDLLDHKISFEDFGEFVSRSQAGNISTAMKKHLATGFPGWDRMMLDSYREKVAEQWLKAHPGTQFPHFIYIWLPDDHTAGRSPCYYTPNYYVADNDYATAKFVHYLSTTPQWKHMVVFLTEDDAQSGADHIDAHRTFALAIGPWIKKGHLETHRYSQVNILKTTEAIFGLPPMSQWDENASIFSGMWTSHPDDAEAKVLPLQVPLAFNAGQCADYTLLRREAGAAGHNLNEAWFMQHQTKNGAGIAPPAKSEAYAPTTLLKVPGPEQMKQEWIAAKGIKSWHREMQYLDIYARKQHAPVAAYQAGEVD from the coding sequence GTGACTGATCATAGTTGGTGGACGAGATGGTTCTTGCCGATGTTGGGCCTGGCTTTTATGGCAATGCCGACAGTTGCTCTGGCCTACACCCAGACTCCGTCTCATACCCGTGATCTCACCGGACCTATTCAGGTCAGTGCAGACAACAGAAGTCTGGTTACCCATGTCCTGCCGACAGGACGCATCGTCAGTCCGGTGGGGTTAGTAAATGGCGCAGCGAATTTTGTGACCCAGGTGCTGCCCATGGCGGATCATATCGCCGCCATGGCGAATGGTGCCACCCATGCCCAGACCATCACCGTGTATGCACAGAATGATTTGCGCAAGATTTCACGAGTCGCGGCCTATGAAAAAGAGGTGGATCCCCGACAGATTGTCGCGAATGAGGTCAGTGATCAACAAGGTGATAGCATTGCGCACCAGGATTTTTTTCAGGGGATGGCGGTAGGGCCCGATCAAACGCTTTACGCCGCGGGGGGGCAAACGGATGATGTTGCTGCTTTCGTGTTCAAGGATGGCAAGCTGAGCTTGTTGCACCGTTATCCTCTGGCATGGCAAGCGTTTCCTAAAGATCAATACCCCTATCAGTATCAAGGCGAGCATGATGAGCAAACGCGTCATTATTATCCTGACGCGGTTGTTGTCGGGCCGCACGGAAAACACCTTTACGTTACGGGAATGCTTGCCAACAGTTTGGCACGAGTGGATATTCGGACAGGTGAAACGCGCTATCTGAACGTTGGATCTTATCCTTATGCCCTGACCTTTGCGGGCGAGAACCAACGTCTTGTGGTGAGTTTATGGGGTGGCAATGCCGTCGCGGTAGTCGATCCCAATACGATGCACATGCTGGGCACCGTGCGCGTCGGTCCGCCCACAGGTCCCGACAACACACAGGCGGGTGTACATCCTACCGCCCTGGCTGCTGTACCCCATTCCCCCGATGTTTTTGTCGCGCTGGCCAATGTCGATCGTGTGGCTGAAGTGGATACAGCTAGACTGGCCGTGAAGGGATTCATCAACGATAGCCCTTATCCCGATGCCCCTCCAGGAAGTTACCCGGACGGATTGACCGTGGTTGACGGCAAGTTGTTCGTGGCCAATGCCGGCAATAATGATGTAGCGGTTTATGACGTACAGACTGGAAAAGGACTGGGCCTGATTCCGACGGGCTGGTATCCGACCGCTATTACCCATACGGGCAAAGCCCTCTATGTGGTTGCCGCAAAGGGTTTGGGTTCGGGGCCGAACGCACAGCATCAGTGGGTCGGCGATATGATGGACGGCCTGGTGCAAAAAATTGATCTGAGTGATTTGTCGCGGTATTTGTCGCTATGGACGCAGCAGAGCCTGGAAAATAATGGCTTTACCAGCGCCCAGCGCGCGGCACGACATGCGGAAGATGTGAAAGCGACACAATTCCTGCATAGCCATATCCATTATGTGGTTTTTATTCTGCGTGAGAACAAAACCTTTGATGAGGATTTCGGTGATTATAAACCGGCGGGAGTCTGGGCGGACCCGCAACTGGATCTCTATGGCCCGAAGGAACTCCCCAACCTCTACCATTTAGCGAGTCGATATACCCTTTTCGTCCATTTCATGGCCGACGGTGAGGTCACTGCCCAAGGCCATCAATGGACCACCGCGGCATCAGACTCGGACTTTGTGCAGCGGACTTGGCCGGAATACTATTCAAGACGTGGTATTGTTCCCAATCCGGGTTGGACACAGTCTCTCATACCCGGAAAAGCTACGGGTACCGGCGGCATACCGCTGGGCGTCGATAATCCCTATGCGATTTATGAAAACCTTTCGGCATTAGGTAAATGGTCGAATCCCTGGATTAGTTATCCTGAGCGCCTGTTTCTGTTCAATGACTTGCTGGATCATAAAATATCTTTTGAAGACTTTGGGGAATTCGTCTCCCGTTCTCAGGCAGGGAATATCTCCACGGCGATGAAAAAACATCTGGCTACAGGTTTTCCGGGCTGGGACCGGATGATGCTCGATAGCTATCGAGAAAAGGTGGCAGAACAGTGGTTGAAAGCCCATCCGGGTACGCAATTCCCTCACTTCATATATATCTGGCTGCCCGATGATCATACGGCAGGGCGCTCACCCTGCTATTACACACCGAATTATTATGTGGCCGATAACGATTATGCTACGGCAAAGTTCGTTCATTATCTGTCGACGACACCGCAATGGAAGCACATGGTGGTTTTTCTGACAGAAGATGACGCACAGTCGGGGGCGGATCACATTGATGCCCATCGGACTTTTGCCCTGGCCATCGGACCTTGGATCAAAAAAGGCCATCTGGAAACCCATCGATATTCTCAGGTGAATATTCTCAAAACTACAGAGGCGATTTTTGGTTTGCCCCCCATGTCGCAGTGGGACGAGAATGCCAGCATCTTTTCGGGCATGTGGACATCGCATCCGGACGATGCAGAGGCGAAAGTGCTGCCGTTGCAGGTGCCGCTGGCCTTTAACGCGGGACAATGCGCCGACTATACCCTGCTGCGTAGAGAGGCTGGTGCTGCAGGGCATAATCTCAATGAAGCCTGGTTTATGCAGCATCAGACCAAGAATGGTGCGGGAATAGCGCCGCCCGCCAAATCCGAGGCGTATGCACCGACAACGCTGCTGAAGGTGCCTGGTCCGGAGCAGATGAAGCAGGAATGGATTGCTGCCAAGGGAATTAAATCCTGGCATCGGGAAATGCAGTATCTTGATATTTACGCAAGAAAACAGCATGCGCCCGTGGCTGCCTACCAGGCTGGTGAGGTGGACTGA